From the Roseibium salinum genome, one window contains:
- a CDS encoding glycoside hydrolase family 16 protein, giving the protein MNGFSSGRRRFLTAAAGGLVSAGLLARSGWAVANPGLELPPPLAVAKGDWQLTFEDSFDDPAMSEEIWKSVKKGGHQHKTMRYPENVVVEGGQVDLRLGHQSDPNRPFTGGYIQTRSFRQCYGYFECDMRIASEAGVNNAFWLIADKKTSGDTRFELDVAEVKYPNIIQVSARRWKPEKIILAASYRTDTPLDTAFHRYGMLWTENEFRFYVDDVEIFDVRNTFAHTPALMLLSNAVAPFAGKNDGDIEGAATSIGRVRVFQDMSRDVSR; this is encoded by the coding sequence ATGAACGGGTTTTCATCCGGCCGCAGGCGGTTCCTGACCGCCGCGGCCGGTGGTCTTGTCTCAGCTGGCCTGTTGGCGAGGTCCGGTTGGGCGGTTGCGAACCCCGGACTGGAATTGCCGCCGCCACTTGCCGTCGCAAAAGGGGACTGGCAGCTCACTTTCGAAGACAGTTTCGATGATCCTGCAATGTCTGAAGAGATCTGGAAATCGGTCAAGAAGGGCGGCCATCAGCACAAGACGATGCGCTACCCGGAGAACGTCGTGGTGGAAGGCGGCCAGGTGGACCTGCGCCTGGGGCACCAGAGCGATCCGAATCGCCCCTTTACCGGCGGCTACATCCAGACCCGCAGTTTCCGGCAGTGTTACGGCTATTTTGAATGCGATATGCGCATTGCCAGCGAAGCCGGGGTCAACAATGCCTTCTGGCTGATCGCCGACAAGAAGACGTCGGGAGACACGCGGTTCGAGCTGGATGTCGCCGAGGTCAAGTATCCGAACATCATTCAGGTTTCCGCCCGCCGCTGGAAGCCGGAAAAGATCATCCTGGCCGCGAGTTACCGCACCGATACACCTCTGGATACCGCGTTTCATCGCTACGGCATGCTATGGACCGAAAATGAATTCCGCTTCTATGTGGATGATGTGGAGATCTTTGATGTCCGCAACACTTTTGCCCACACGCCGGCACTGATGCTGCTGAGCAATGCGGTCGCGCCATTTGCCGGCAAGAATGACGGCGACATTGAGGGCGCTGCAACGAGTATCGGGCGGGTAAGGGTATTCCAGGACATGAGCAGGGACGTTTCGAGGTGA
- the galE gene encoding UDP-glucose 4-epimerase GalE: MTVLITGGAGYIGSHCCVAFLQAGHDIVVLDNLSNATSISLDRIAEITGQKVVYEQADIRDQAKLETILKQHRCSAVVHFAGLKAVGESTKVPLAYYDNNVVGTHRLLSAMANCGVKQMIFSSSATVYGEPQFLPLTEDHPTRAVNPYGRTKLIIEDMLRDVAASDPSWGFGILRYFNPVGAHDSGLIGENPLGIPNNLMPFITQVADGRREQLSVFGNDYDTRDGTGVRDYIHVTDLVEGHLRAHEVLASGSAPSNCFAVNLGTGNGYSVLEMVRAFERASNKEIRFSFAPRRDGDVAECYANTELAHKVLNWKAERDLDAMCRDTWNWVCKNPRGYETAVD, encoded by the coding sequence ATGACTGTACTCATTACCGGAGGTGCCGGATATATCGGATCCCATTGCTGTGTGGCGTTTCTTCAGGCAGGTCATGACATTGTCGTTCTGGACAATCTTTCGAACGCCACCAGCATCAGTCTTGACCGCATTGCCGAGATCACCGGCCAGAAAGTCGTCTATGAGCAGGCCGATATCCGGGACCAGGCGAAGCTGGAGACGATCCTGAAACAGCATCGTTGCAGCGCAGTCGTGCATTTCGCCGGTCTCAAGGCGGTGGGCGAATCCACCAAAGTCCCCCTCGCCTACTACGACAACAACGTCGTCGGCACACACCGCCTGCTATCGGCCATGGCCAATTGCGGCGTGAAGCAGATGATCTTCTCCTCCTCGGCGACGGTTTACGGGGAGCCCCAGTTCCTGCCGCTGACCGAAGATCATCCCACACGCGCGGTCAATCCCTATGGCCGGACCAAACTGATCATCGAGGACATGCTGCGTGACGTTGCCGCGAGCGATCCGTCCTGGGGCTTCGGCATCCTGCGTTATTTCAATCCTGTCGGCGCCCATGACAGCGGCCTTATCGGCGAGAACCCGCTCGGCATTCCGAACAATCTGATGCCGTTCATCACGCAGGTCGCGGACGGGCGCCGCGAACAGCTGTCCGTCTTCGGCAACGACTACGATACGCGGGACGGCACCGGTGTGCGCGACTACATTCACGTGACCGACCTGGTGGAAGGTCATTTGCGGGCGCATGAGGTGCTGGCGTCGGGTTCCGCGCCGTCCAACTGCTTTGCGGTCAATCTGGGCACGGGCAACGGCTACAGCGTTCTGGAAATGGTCCGCGCCTTCGAACGGGCATCGAACAAGGAAATCCGCTTCAGCTTTGCGCCGCGCCGGGACGGCGATGTCGCTGAATGCTACGCCAATACCGAGCTTGCCCACAAGGTGCTCAACTGGAAGGCCGAACGCGACCTGGATGCCATGTGCCGGGATACGTGGAACTGGGTCTGCAAGAACCCGCGCGGCTATGAAACCGCGGTGGATTAG
- a CDS encoding polysaccharide pyruvyl transferase family protein, with product MKKLFVLNGGAAVKPGNKSAFLKIDDPLSTFARGGINTGDVLVYDAMLKALDYDQVSNIQFAHAGDESLWPKQDYDATVIRGSNYLTESVDIGNVIPLLKKLKGPIVPVGVGAQAAKYKKLEMPKGSVEAWKIIADKCETIGVRGVYSAEVFNDIGIKNIRIIGCPSFYRGLRPSIEIKPLDPANARVGLTLNRYLSADYASNATKTNRMQRALIQAVARREKNRLYSQGEREETLAIYETGEEKQKHIQGILSKYDLMGDKDVEALMSDRMQAFFDVDEWAADAKKNVDVLVGFRLHGNVIGLHQGIPAVFFTYDLRIRELSTLFAIPSVEVEDYMPIDLEKIFENADFTKVQHVYRLNYAEYHQFLTENGLNHVLPKPVASPPEKPITKPNLVQMDPKLDDVTGWFQGEVDYMTSEIEVLRQRAWRLELALREHTKADGAAKKLAS from the coding sequence ATGAAAAAGCTCTTCGTTCTGAACGGTGGTGCTGCAGTCAAGCCAGGCAACAAATCCGCCTTTTTGAAGATCGACGACCCCTTGTCCACGTTCGCGCGCGGGGGGATCAATACCGGCGACGTTCTCGTCTACGACGCGATGCTCAAGGCACTGGATTATGACCAGGTCTCGAACATTCAGTTCGCACATGCGGGCGATGAGAGCCTGTGGCCGAAGCAGGACTACGATGCGACGGTCATCCGCGGTTCGAATTACCTGACGGAAAGCGTCGATATCGGCAATGTCATTCCGCTGCTCAAGAAGCTGAAGGGTCCCATCGTACCGGTCGGCGTCGGGGCTCAGGCCGCGAAGTACAAGAAGCTCGAAATGCCCAAGGGCAGTGTCGAGGCCTGGAAGATCATCGCCGACAAATGCGAAACCATCGGTGTGCGCGGTGTCTACAGCGCCGAGGTGTTCAACGATATCGGCATCAAGAATATCCGGATCATCGGGTGCCCGAGTTTTTATCGCGGCCTGCGCCCGTCCATCGAGATCAAGCCGCTCGATCCGGCCAATGCGCGTGTCGGTTTGACGCTGAATAGGTATCTGTCGGCCGACTACGCTTCCAACGCCACCAAGACCAACCGGATGCAGCGGGCGCTCATCCAGGCTGTTGCTCGCCGAGAGAAGAACCGGCTCTACTCCCAGGGCGAGCGCGAGGAGACGCTGGCGATTTATGAAACCGGAGAGGAAAAGCAGAAACACATCCAGGGCATCCTCAGCAAATACGACCTGATGGGCGACAAGGACGTCGAAGCCTTGATGAGCGATCGCATGCAGGCGTTTTTCGACGTCGACGAGTGGGCGGCCGATGCGAAGAAGAATGTCGACGTGCTCGTCGGATTCAGGCTCCACGGCAACGTGATCGGGCTCCACCAGGGCATTCCCGCCGTGTTCTTCACCTACGATCTGCGCATCCGGGAGCTTTCGACCCTCTTCGCAATTCCCTCGGTCGAGGTCGAGGACTACATGCCGATCGACCTGGAAAAGATTTTCGAGAACGCGGACTTCACCAAGGTGCAGCATGTCTACAGGCTAAACTACGCGGAGTACCACCAGTTCCTGACGGAGAACGGTCTCAACCACGTTCTTCCCAAGCCGGTTGCATCTCCGCCTGAAAAGCCGATCACCAAACCCAACCTCGTTCAAATGGATCCGAAACTGGACGACGTCACGGGCTGGTTCCAGGGCGAGGTTGACTACATGACCAGCGAAATCGAGGTCCTGCGCCAGCGGGCCTGGCGGCTCGAACTCGCATTGCGAGAACACACGAAGGCCGACGGGGCAGCCAAGAAACTCGCCAGCTGA
- the cobU gene encoding bifunctional adenosylcobinamide kinase/adenosylcobinamide-phosphate guanylyltransferase: MTETQGPRATLVLGGARSGKSRFAETLAEKSGLQKVYVATGAALDAEMADRIAAHRHQRGAAWHTIEEQFDLKGVLLRESRPDRVVLVDCLTLWLSNLTFSEKDVGAQTAQLCQVLPRLEGTCIFVSNEIGMGIVPENGLSRSFRDAQGRLNQSMAQACSQVVFVAAGLPLLMKPNTQAEISI; the protein is encoded by the coding sequence GTGACGGAAACACAAGGCCCTCGTGCCACACTGGTCTTAGGCGGTGCCCGGTCGGGAAAAAGCCGGTTCGCGGAAACCCTGGCGGAAAAATCCGGCCTGCAGAAGGTCTATGTCGCAACGGGCGCCGCCCTGGACGCGGAGATGGCCGACCGGATTGCGGCCCACCGGCACCAGCGCGGTGCCGCCTGGCACACGATCGAGGAACAGTTCGACCTGAAAGGCGTCCTGTTGCGCGAATCCCGGCCCGACAGGGTTGTGCTGGTGGATTGCCTGACGCTGTGGCTGTCCAATCTGACCTTTTCCGAAAAGGATGTCGGTGCGCAGACGGCGCAACTGTGCCAGGTACTGCCGCGCCTTGAGGGCACCTGCATTTTCGTTTCCAATGAGATCGGTATGGGGATCGTGCCGGAGAACGGTCTTTCCAGGTCGTTCCGCGATGCTCAGGGACGGCTTAATCAGAGTATGGCACAGGCGTGCAGCCAGGTGGTCTTTGTCGCCGCCGGCCTGCCTTTGCTCATGAAACCCAACACACAAGCGGAAATTTCAATATGA